Proteins from one Malaya genurostris strain Urasoe2022 chromosome 2, Malgen_1.1, whole genome shotgun sequence genomic window:
- the LOC131429426 gene encoding 5-oxoprolinase has product MASGKYNFAIDRGGTFTDVLCITPNGTIRTLKLLSEDPANYPDAPTEGIRRILEQETGLSSTAQGLVNTDLIGWVRMGTTVATNALLERAGDPVALVVNRGFRDLLQIGNQARPSIFQLNIQKPSNLYQQVIEIDCRLVPAQQGICELEHNWPERPGASDACYLEMGPIDEEQIRAKLVDVFDKGITSLAVVLAHSYACPIHELQVGAIAEQIGFRHVTLSHKAMPMCRLVARGFTACAEAYLTPHVERYLAGFRAGFKDQLQGVDVLFMQSDGGLTRMENFRGARAILSGPAGGVVGYAVTGSRDSERQPLIGFDMGGTSTDVSRFAGTYDHVIESTTAGVTIQAPQLDINTVAAGGGSRLFFRSGLFVVGPESAGAHPGPTCYKKDGPLTVTDANLILGRLLPEYFPKIFGPSENEALDYIATKEAFITLQEDINRYLLESGARERPLTIQEIAMGFIRVANEAMCRPIRAITQARGLDTSKHVLACFGGAGGQHACSIAKELGMSKVLVHKYAGILSAYGMALADVVHEIQEPAGVELNETNRLMIKEKLDELSLVCRNHLADQGFTDDAIVLEPFLHLRYEGTDCALMCSPDKVINNQTNYIYTYGDFEKTFFSRYKNEFGFVLEHRKIIVDDIRVRGSGKSAVFEETDIREADEAIYPLKTTTTFFEEGPLVTPVFDCSQLCRGHSVQGPAILIDKLSTIVIEPDCHALVTSKGDLIIEIGSSNGNKRIDDRLDAVQLSIFNHRFMSIAEQMGRVLQRTAISTNIKERLDFSCALFGPDGGLVSNAPHIPVHLGAMQETVQYQIGVRGDTLKAGDVLLSNHPQAGGSHLPDLTVITPVFYPEIAKPVFFVASRGHHADIGGITPGSMPPHSKSLSQEGAAFKSFLLVDGGVFAEAEITKRLVTPTRAPGATGTRNLSDNLSDLKAQIAANQKGIQLVAELIDSYGLNVVQAYMGYMQQNAELAVRDMLKDIAKEAKLRTGSTILQAEENMDDGTPIHLQVTIDEEKGSAICDFSDSGYEVYGNCNAPHAITLSALIYCLRCMVGHDVPLNQGCLTPIRVIIPKNSILDPSDDAAVVGGNVLTSQRIVDTVFKAFGTCAASQGCMNNITIGDEKWGYYETVAGGSGAGPGWHGTGGVHTHMTNTRITDPEILELRYPIILNKFSLRDDQSGGVGLYAGGEGVHRELLFRKPMTLSVLTERRALAPYGMAGGGPGKKGLNLLLKKDRIVNLGSKTSVAVDTGDIFSMKTPGGGGYGRPSSGAFPLLDLVDNDPSKTFVERGSVFEYRIAQESV; this is encoded by the exons AACATCCAGAAACCCTCCAACCTTTACCAGCAGGTGATCGAAATAGACTGCCGCCTGGTTCCGGCTCAACAGGGCATCTGCGAACTGGAACACAACTGGCCCGAACGGCCGGGTGCTTCTGATGCGTGTTACCTGGAAATGGGTCCAATCGATGAGGAGCAAATCCGTGCCAAACTGGTGGATGTATTCGACAAAGGAATCACTTCGCTTGCCGTCGTTTTAGCCCACAGCTATGCTTGTCCCATCCACGAGCTTCAGGTTGGTGCCATAGCGGAGCAGATCGGATTTCGTCATGTGACCTTGTCTCACAAAGCGATGCCGATGTGCCGGTTAGTGGCTCGCGGCTTCACTGCCTGTGCCGAAGCGTATTTGACGCCGCATGTCGAGCGGTATTTGGCTGGTTTCAGGGCTGGATTCAAAGATCAACTGCAGGGTGTGGATGTTCTGTTTATGCAAAGCGATGGTGGATTGACGAGAATGGAAAATTTTCGAGGAGCACGGGCTATTCTCAGTGGGCCGGCAGGTGGCGTAGTCGGATATGCGGTGACGGGATCGAGAGATTCCGAGCGTCAACCGCTGATCGGATTTGACATGGGTGGAACGTCAACCGATGTTTCCCGATTTGCAGGAACCTATGACCATGTAATAGAATCTACGACTGCAGGGGTCACGATCCAGGCACCACAACTGGACATCAACACAGTAGCTGCCGGTGGTGGATCGCGATTGTTCTTTCGATCAGGCTTATTTGTAGTAGGTCCGGAGTCTGCAGGAGCGCATCCTGGTCCTACGTGTTACAAAAAAGATGGGCCTCTAACCGTTACCGATGCCAATTTGATTCTGGGACGTTTGTTGCCGgagtattttccaaaaattttcggtCCCAGTGAAAATGAAGCGTTGGATTACATTGCTACGAAAGAGGCATTCATCACTTTACAAGAGGACATCAACCGATATTTGCTGGAGTCGGGTGCAAGAGAGCGTCCTTTGACGATACAAGAGATTGCCATGGGTTTCATACGAGTGGCAAATGAAGCAATGTGCCGACCAATCAGAGCCATAACGCAAGCTCGTGGATTGGACACTTCCAAACATGTGTTAGCTTGTTTCGGCGGTGCTGGAGGACAACATGCTTGCTCCATTGCTAAAGAACTCGGCATGAGTAAGGTTCTAGTGCATAAATATGCTGGAATACTGTCCGCCTATGGTATGGCTTTGGCAGATGTGGTACATGAAATTCAAGAGCCAGCAGGGGTGGAGTTAAATGAAACGAATCGTCTCATGATCAAAGAAAAGCTAGACGAACTATCGCTAGTATGTAGAAATCATTTAGCCGATCAAGGATTCACGGATGATGCGATCGTTCTGGAACCGTTTCTTCACCTGCGATATGAGGGAACCGATTGTGCTTTAATGTGTTCACCAGACAAGGTCATCAATAATCAAACAAATTACATCTACACTTACGGTGATTTCGAGAAGACTTTTTTCAGTCGATACAAAAACGAATTTGGATTTGTTCTGGAACACAGGAAGATCATTGTCGATGATATACGGGTCCGTGGATCGGGCAAATCTGCCGTTTTTGAGGAAACAGATATTCGCGAAGCAGATGAAGCAATTTATCCCTTAAAGACTACAACTACATTTTTCGAGGAAGGACCATTGGTCACTCCAGTGTTTGATTGTTCCCAGCTTTGCCGAGGACACAGTGTTCAAGGCCCTGCTATTTTGATTGACAAATTGTCAACCATAGTGATAGAGCCAGATTGCCATGCCTTGGTAACAAGCAAAGGTGATTTGATAATAGAAATTGGTTCGTCAAATGGGAACAAAAGAATTGATGACCGGTTGGATGCAGTGCAGTTAAGTATTTTCAATCATCGTTTCATGAGTATTGCCGAACAAATGGGACGAGTTCTTCAGCGAACGGCCATTTCTACGAACATCAAGGAACGGTTGGACTTTTCGTGTGCTCTGTTCGGACCTGATGGTGGTCTAGTTAGCAATGCTCCCCACATACCCGTCCATTTGGGTGctatgcaggaaaccgtccaataCCAAATCGGTGTAAGGGGAGACACACTGAAAGCCGGAGACGTTCTGCTGTCAAATCATCCTCAGGCCGGAGGTTCTCATCTGCCAGATTTGACGGTTATAACTCCGGTGTTCTATCCGGAAATTGCGAAGCCTGTATTTTTCGTAGCTTCTCGTGGTCATCACGCGGATATTGGAGGAATCACGCCGGGATCGATGCCGCCTCATTCAAAGTCTTTGTCGCAGGAGGGTGCAGCTTTCAAATCATTTTTGCTAGTTGATGGAGGAGTGTTTGCTGAGGCTGAAATTACCAAACGACTTGTGACTCCCACGCGTGCTCCCGGTGCGACCGGAACAAGAAATTTGTCCGACAATTTGTCCGATTTGAAAGCTCAAATTGCCGCTAACCAGAAGGGAATTCAGCTGGTGGCAGAACTAATAGACAGCTACGGGTTGAATGTTGTCCAAGCGTACATGGGATATATGCAACAAAATGCCGAACTGGCCGTTCGAGATATGCTGAAAGATATTGCCAAAGAAGCTAAATTAAG aACCGGTTCAACAATTCTACAGGCGGAAGAAAACATGGATGATGGAACTCCGATTCACTTGCAAGTTACAATCGACGAAGAGAAAGGATCTGCTATATGTGACTTTAG CGACTCCGGTTATGAAGTTTACGGTAACTGTAATGCACCCCATGCCATCACCTTGTCAGCACTGATCTACTGTCTTCGTTGTATGGTCGGCCATGACGTTCCACTCAATCAGGGCTGTCTGACACCGATACGGGTTATTATACCGAAAAACTCTATACTGGATCCATCGGATGATGCCGCTGTGGTAGGTGGAAACGTGTTAACTTCTCAGCGCATCGTGGACACCGTTTTCAAGGCATTCGGAACCTGTGCCGCATCTCAGGGTTGCATGAATAATATCACCATCGGAGATGAGAAGTGGGGATACTATGAAACCGTAGCTGGAGGAAGTGGAGCTGGTCCCGGCTGGCACGGAACGGGAGGTGTCCACACCCATATGACCAACACTAGGATTACTGATCCGGAAATTTTGGAACTACGTTATCCTATTATTCTGAACAAATTTTCACTAAGAGATGACCAATCGGGTGGTGTAGGTTTATATGCTGGCGGCGAAGGTGTTCACCGGGAACTACTATTTCGAAAACCGATGACTCTTTCAGTTTTAACTGAAAGACGAGCTCTGGCACCATATGGAATGGCTGGAGGTGGACCCGGCAAGAAGGGGTTGAATTTGCTACTGAAAAAAGATAGAATCGTAAACTTGGGTAGCAAAACGTCAGTTGCAGTGGATACCGGA GACATTTTCTCGATGAAAACGCCAGGTGGAGGTGGCTACGGACGACCGTCTTCGGGTGCATTTCCTCTGCTTGATCTAGTTGATAATGATCCATCGAAGACATTCGTTGAGCGCGGTAGCGTTTTCGAGTATCGTATTGCACAGGAGTCAGTTTGA